GCTCAAGGCGTTGAGTCAGCCTAGAGCTGACCCTCAAATACAGGATCATTCGGGTCGATCATTTGATTACAAATCAAACCCAACGACCAACGATACGACTGACCCGCCTCTAAGGTAACAGCGGTCTTCGGTAACGGTAACTGCGTCACACTGGTAGCCCCGGTCGTAGGTGCTAGAGAGAACTGGGTATGGTAAAGATCATTTCCCTGCGCGTCCTCCAGCTTAACCATCGCCTGTTGGGCGGATGTAGCCGGGACTTGCACCCACAAGGTTTGAGGATCTGAATCAGCCAGCGCAACCTGAACTGGCATGAAGTCTGGAGCTGAAATCGCAGCCGCTTCAGGCGTGTGGCAGAGAAGCGCCGCCCGTCGCCCCCCACTGGAATTAGAGTTGGGGGCCTTCCGTGGCGTGAACTTGGAGGCGAATACAGGGGAAATACCCTCCCAGAAC
This DNA window, taken from Trichothermofontia sichuanensis B231, encodes the following:
- a CDS encoding DUF928 domain-containing protein encodes the protein MLKTVPLIYLVMYLVMTGVFWEGISPVFASKFTPRKAPNSNSSGGRRAALLCHTPEAAAISAPDFMPVQVALADSDPQTLWVQVPATSAQQAMVKLEDAQGNDLYHTQFSLAPTTGATSVTQLPLPKTAVTLEAGQSYRWSLGLICNQMIDPNDPVFEGQL